One part of the Gammaproteobacteria bacterium genome encodes these proteins:
- a CDS encoding DUF2892 domain-containing protein, translating into MNTERLIRVIAGSFILISLLLAHLYNGASLTAGPTWLWFTAFVGANLLQSGITRWCLMEKILLALGVKSGCVAAQTGHGK; encoded by the coding sequence ATGAATACCGAACGACTCATCCGCGTCATCGCCGGCAGCTTCATTTTGATCTCGCTGCTGCTTGCCCATCTCTACAACGGCGCCAGCCTCACCGCGGGACCGACCTGGCTGTGGTTCACCGCCTTCGTCGGCGCCAACCTGCTGCAGTCCGGAATCACGCGCTGGTGCCTGATGGAAAAGATCCTGCTCGCGCTCGGCGTCAAATCCGGCTGCGTGGCGGCCCAGACGGGTCACGGAAAGTAA
- a CDS encoding SUMF1/EgtB/PvdO family nonheme iron enzyme gives MKPGYRVTHCRGAGRRGGLLLAAMLCASCGGPPPQDAAPAGEPGMVFIPGGPFVMGSDRIDEEGLQARYGFTVPLFVNEHPRHRVELPGFYLDATEVSNADYKAFVLQTARAEPAEWVQNAYNVPDRKLETAHVDNLRWIARDYFGIERDLSGMGKEELLALLLGIQRDRNRLPVTAVSWFDADAYCRWSGKRLPREAEWEKAARGVDGSEYPWGDEWRHGAANSGDQGEGDEILAPVGSYPQDVSVYGVRDLGGNVSEWTADWYQPYPGGDAQDADFGEKHRVVRGGGAGLGHYALSVFFRSARRAHAEPGMVSTDVGFRCAKDLAGNAAG, from the coding sequence ATGAAACCCGGATATCGCGTGACGCATTGCCGCGGCGCTGGCCGCCGGGGCGGGCTGCTGCTCGCGGCCATGCTGTGCGCGTCCTGTGGCGGGCCGCCGCCGCAGGACGCCGCCCCGGCCGGAGAGCCGGGCATGGTGTTCATTCCGGGCGGGCCGTTCGTCATGGGCAGCGACAGGATCGATGAAGAGGGCCTGCAGGCGCGTTACGGCTTCACCGTGCCGCTGTTCGTGAACGAACATCCGCGGCATCGCGTCGAGCTTCCCGGCTTTTATCTCGATGCGACCGAGGTCAGCAACGCCGACTACAAGGCCTTCGTGCTGCAGACCGCCCGCGCGGAGCCCGCGGAGTGGGTGCAGAATGCCTACAACGTCCCGGACCGCAAGCTCGAGACCGCGCACGTGGACAACCTGCGCTGGATCGCGCGCGACTATTTCGGAATCGAGCGCGATCTTTCCGGGATGGGCAAGGAGGAACTGCTCGCGCTGCTGCTGGGCATCCAGCGCGACCGCAACCGCCTGCCGGTGACGGCGGTGAGCTGGTTCGATGCCGATGCCTATTGCCGTTGGAGCGGCAAACGTCTGCCGCGCGAGGCGGAATGGGAAAAGGCCGCGCGCGGAGTGGACGGGAGCGAATACCCCTGGGGTGACGAATGGCGTCACGGCGCGGCCAACTCGGGCGACCAGGGCGAGGGCGACGAGATCCTCGCGCCGGTCGGCTCCTATCCACAGGATGTGTCTGTGTACGGCGTGCGCGACCTCGGCGGCAACGTCTCGGAGTGGACGGCGGACTGGTATCAGCCTTATCCGGGCGGGGACGCGCAGGACGCGGACTTCGGCGAGAAACACCGCGTGGTCCGCGGCGGCGGGGCGGGGCTGGGGCACTACGCGCTGAGTGTGTTCTTTCGATCCGCGCGCCGGGCGCATGCTGAGCCCGGCATGGTCAGCACCGACGTGGGTTTTCGCTGCGCTAAAGACCTGGCGGGGAACGCAGCGGGCTGA
- a CDS encoding efflux RND transporter periplasmic adaptor subunit, producing the protein MRALPFLALLSLPPLLLMACTADHEAAVPPPVAAIPAETLTIAPEQISETYTTTGTLVADDRVEIASRLMGYIRDIKVREGSPVKQGQLLLTIDPTEIEAQRAEAEARVSQARARSAEARADFERYKTLFEQKLVAANTYTKAELDNQVAEEELRAALATLDRVKVQMQYAEVRSPVDGVVVERLRRTGDLANPGAAILTVENPSNIVLETYIREDQLRHVQPGDELTVSVDAVGLRTTGVVTQVVPSGDPATHSYLVKASLHELNGARSGMFARSEFATGTKWTVLVPDAALVDRADLPGVYIVDRDGIARFRMVRTGRHIDGRTEIISGLAGGERIVIDADTPVRTGDRVEDRPAPAAQSRDIAPQ; encoded by the coding sequence GTGAGAGCGCTTCCCTTCCTGGCATTACTTTCCTTGCCCCCGCTCCTGCTGATGGCGTGCACGGCGGATCACGAAGCCGCGGTACCGCCGCCGGTCGCCGCGATCCCGGCCGAGACGCTCACCATCGCGCCGGAACAGATCAGCGAGACCTATACCACCACCGGCACCCTGGTCGCCGACGACCGCGTCGAGATCGCCTCGCGCCTGATGGGCTATATCCGTGACATCAAGGTGCGCGAGGGCAGCCCGGTCAAGCAGGGCCAGTTGCTGCTCACCATCGACCCGACCGAAATCGAGGCGCAACGCGCGGAGGCCGAGGCGCGCGTCTCCCAGGCGCGGGCGCGCAGCGCGGAGGCGCGCGCCGACTTCGAGCGCTACAAGACCCTGTTCGAACAGAAGCTGGTGGCGGCGAACACTTACACCAAGGCCGAGCTCGATAATCAGGTGGCCGAGGAAGAACTGCGCGCCGCGCTCGCCACGCTCGATCGCGTCAAGGTCCAGATGCAGTATGCCGAGGTGCGTTCGCCGGTCGACGGCGTCGTGGTCGAGCGGCTCCGCCGCACCGGCGACCTCGCGAACCCGGGCGCCGCGATCCTGACCGTGGAGAATCCCAGCAACATCGTGCTCGAGACCTATATCCGCGAAGACCAACTGCGCCATGTGCAGCCCGGCGATGAACTCACGGTATCGGTCGATGCGGTCGGGCTGCGCACCACCGGCGTGGTGACGCAGGTGGTGCCCTCGGGCGATCCGGCCACTCACAGCTATCTGGTGAAGGCCAGCCTGCACGAACTGAACGGGGCGCGCAGCGGCATGTTCGCGCGCAGCGAATTCGCCACCGGGACCAAATGGACCGTGCTGGTGCCGGACGCGGCGTTGGTGGATCGCGCCGATCTTCCCGGCGTGTATATCGTCGACCGTGACGGTATCGCGCGCTTCCGCATGGTGCGCACCGGGCGGCATATCGATGGCCGCACCGAGATCATCTCCGGTCTCGCCGGCGGGGAGCGTATCGTGATCGACGCCGATACGCCGGTGCGCACGGGTGACCGCGTGGAGGACAGGCCCGCCCCCGCCGCGCAAAGCCGGGATATCGCGCCGCAATGA
- a CDS encoding helix-turn-helix transcriptional regulator encodes MPDTEDFSARQLESAVEGLRVIAHPVRLSVLCQLADGDKNVRELQEGTGATQSNLSQHLAKLRLLGLVNYERRSQHIYYRLADPVFMRIIEALKDVYCGTRTRPSKEDSIP; translated from the coding sequence ATGCCTGATACGGAAGACTTCTCGGCCCGACAACTGGAATCCGCGGTCGAGGGACTGCGCGTGATCGCCCATCCGGTGCGGCTCTCGGTGCTGTGCCAGCTGGCCGACGGCGACAAAAACGTGCGGGAACTCCAGGAAGGCACCGGCGCCACCCAGTCCAACCTTTCCCAGCATCTTGCCAAGCTGCGCCTGCTCGGGCTGGTCAATTACGAGCGGCGCAGCCAGCACATCTACTACAGGCTTGCCGATCCCGTCTTCATGCGCATCATTGAAGCCTTGAAGGATGTCTATTGCGGCACGCGAACTCGCCCGTCCAAGGAGGACTCGATACCGTGA
- a CDS encoding efflux RND transporter permease subunit, whose translation MSTRLNIAGRLGRAAMGSTLTPIAGVLIFLVGLVALLITPREENPQIDVPTANVFVTMEGASPEEVLNLVVKPLEAVMREMAGIDHTYGMATDSLGMVTVQFEVGADKEASLVRLYDRLMHNLDRIPPGAGQPLVKPVDVDDVPILAITLSSDHHGDLELKQIADRVKEVLIPLPGISVAEVIGGRNREISVHLDPERLAAHGIALDALHAALRSANYEIPIGQAVDDNRVKLIRLSAALRNARDVGAIVVGLHDGRPVYLRDVADIADGPGAIEQVHRIGFGPAAARSPVSAGEPERVAVTLALAKKRGTNAVTVAARALAELETLKGDFIPDDVDVTVTRDSGERADAAVNLLVEHLGIAIASVVLILLLFLGWREAAIVTLNIPLILFVVLAVGLIAGQTINRITLFALILALGLLVDDAIVVVENIHRHLRRGAQSLAEKAEIIIRATNETGRPTIIATFAVILAFIPMAFVTGMMGPYMGPIPFNTPVAMLASLIIAYLFTPWIAQRWLKAGAAGEGAAREDEAHGNDLLHRLYTRLATPLIERRTTRIGFWVVIALLFGAAAWQPAWQFVRPSGISGPPTPGTVELKMLPKGNKNTFNITVDMPEGTPLEVTDAVARDIGNVLRAHPLVTDYETFVGRAGPVDFNGMLRGATVKQGTHLGEIRVNLVDSLDRPEKSEQIVLDLRERLAPVHAAWPAANIKLVEDPPGPPVRATLLGEIYGPDYDTARRIAARVRGAFADTWDLTDIDDSVGADQIEYRVTVDKEKAAAAGVDTEAIAALMRDFVAGFDIGTIHAASERNPVPIHIRMPERFRIAPRDLDRLFVASSAGGQVPVAAFTGIEEVVADKTIQTKDGFPVVYVSAEPATGSQVYPLLNIDGRLDGSEPLPGIRLTTGGLGFTRPLPEATFDYRMMWDGEMRLTLDVFRDLGAAFIVALVLIYLLLAGYYGNFILPLIVMGAIPLTMIGIFPGHLIMGQPFTATSMIGMIALAGIVVRNSLLLIDFILDKRALGRGLKEAVIEAGAVRARPILLTALAVIAGTAIMMSDPVFGGLGVAMAFGTLASTLLTLFVIPLVYFLWQRNKSREDGQIPQDGGQISNLSP comes from the coding sequence ATGAGCACCCGCCTTAATATCGCGGGCCGGCTCGGTCGGGCGGCGATGGGCTCGACCCTCACGCCGATTGCCGGCGTACTGATCTTCCTCGTTGGGCTGGTCGCGCTGCTGATCACCCCGCGCGAGGAAAACCCGCAAATCGACGTGCCCACCGCCAACGTTTTCGTCACGATGGAGGGCGCCAGCCCCGAAGAGGTGCTCAACCTGGTGGTCAAACCGCTGGAAGCCGTGATGCGCGAGATGGCCGGCATTGACCACACCTACGGCATGGCGACGGATTCGCTCGGCATGGTGACGGTGCAGTTCGAGGTCGGCGCCGACAAGGAGGCGAGCCTGGTGCGGCTGTACGACCGCCTGATGCACAACCTCGACCGCATCCCGCCCGGCGCCGGCCAGCCCCTGGTCAAGCCGGTCGACGTCGACGACGTCCCGATCCTGGCCATCACCTTGTCCAGCGATCATCACGGCGATCTCGAGCTCAAGCAGATCGCGGACCGCGTCAAGGAGGTGCTGATACCGCTGCCCGGGATCTCGGTGGCGGAGGTGATCGGGGGACGCAACCGCGAGATCAGCGTGCACCTCGATCCGGAACGCCTGGCCGCGCACGGCATCGCCCTCGACGCGCTGCATGCCGCGCTGCGGTCCGCCAACTACGAGATCCCGATCGGACAGGCGGTGGATGACAACCGGGTCAAGCTGATCCGGCTTTCCGCCGCGCTGCGCAACGCACGGGACGTGGGCGCCATCGTCGTGGGCCTGCACGATGGCCGGCCGGTCTATCTGCGCGACGTCGCCGACATCGCGGACGGACCCGGCGCCATCGAACAGGTGCACCGCATCGGATTCGGGCCCGCCGCCGCCCGCTCGCCCGTCTCGGCGGGTGAACCCGAGCGCGTCGCGGTAACACTCGCGCTGGCGAAGAAGCGCGGCACCAACGCGGTCACGGTGGCCGCACGCGCGCTGGCCGAGCTCGAAACGCTGAAGGGCGACTTCATCCCCGACGACGTCGATGTGACGGTGACGCGCGATTCCGGCGAACGCGCCGACGCGGCGGTCAATCTGCTGGTCGAGCATCTCGGCATCGCGATCGCCTCCGTGGTACTGATCCTGCTGCTGTTCCTCGGCTGGCGCGAGGCGGCCATCGTCACCCTCAACATCCCGCTCATCCTGTTCGTGGTGCTGGCGGTCGGCTTGATCGCCGGACAGACCATCAACCGCATCACCCTGTTCGCGTTGATCCTCGCCCTGGGCCTGCTGGTCGACGACGCCATCGTGGTGGTCGAGAACATCCATCGCCATCTGCGGCGCGGCGCGCAATCGCTGGCTGAAAAGGCGGAGATCATCATCCGCGCCACCAACGAAACCGGCCGGCCGACCATCATCGCGACCTTCGCCGTCATCCTCGCCTTCATTCCGATGGCCTTCGTCACCGGCATGATGGGCCCGTACATGGGACCGATACCCTTCAACACGCCGGTCGCCATGTTGGCCTCGCTCATCATCGCCTATCTGTTCACGCCGTGGATCGCGCAACGCTGGCTCAAGGCCGGCGCCGCCGGCGAAGGCGCCGCGCGCGAGGATGAGGCGCACGGGAACGATCTTCTCCACCGCCTCTACACCCGCCTCGCCACGCCGCTGATCGAGCGCCGGACGACACGCATCGGATTCTGGGTCGTCATTGCGCTGTTGTTCGGTGCCGCCGCCTGGCAGCCGGCCTGGCAGTTCGTGCGACCGTCCGGGATCAGCGGCCCGCCCACGCCCGGCACGGTCGAACTCAAGATGCTGCCCAAGGGCAACAAGAACACCTTCAACATCACCGTGGACATGCCTGAAGGCACGCCGCTCGAGGTCACCGACGCCGTCGCCCGGGACATCGGCAACGTGCTGCGCGCCCACCCGCTGGTGACGGACTACGAAACCTTCGTCGGCCGCGCCGGCCCGGTCGATTTCAACGGCATGCTGCGCGGCGCGACCGTCAAGCAGGGCACGCACCTGGGCGAGATCCGCGTCAATCTGGTCGACTCGCTCGACCGTCCGGAGAAGTCCGAGCAGATCGTGCTCGATCTGCGCGAGCGGCTCGCCCCGGTGCATGCCGCCTGGCCGGCCGCCAACATCAAACTGGTCGAGGATCCGCCGGGACCGCCGGTGCGCGCCACGCTGCTCGGTGAGATCTACGGGCCGGACTACGACACCGCGCGCCGGATCGCCGCACGGGTGCGGGGGGCCTTCGCCGACACCTGGGATCTGACCGACATCGATGATTCGGTCGGCGCGGACCAGATCGAATACCGCGTCACCGTGGACAAGGAAAAGGCCGCGGCGGCGGGTGTCGACACCGAGGCAATCGCCGCGCTGATGCGCGATTTCGTCGCCGGCTTCGACATCGGCACCATCCACGCCGCGAGCGAGCGCAACCCGGTGCCGATCCACATCCGCATGCCGGAGCGCTTCCGCATCGCACCGCGCGACCTCGACCGCCTGTTCGTCGCGAGCAGCGCGGGCGGCCAGGTACCGGTGGCCGCCTTCACCGGGATAGAGGAGGTCGTGGCCGACAAGACCATCCAGACCAAGGACGGCTTTCCGGTCGTCTACGTCAGCGCGGAGCCCGCCACCGGCTCTCAGGTCTATCCACTGCTGAACATCGACGGTCGTCTCGACGGATCGGAACCCCTGCCGGGCATCCGGCTCACGACCGGCGGCCTCGGCTTCACGCGCCCGCTGCCCGAGGCAACCTTCGATTACCGCATGATGTGGGACGGCGAGATGCGCCTGACACTGGACGTATTCCGCGACCTCGGCGCCGCCTTCATCGTCGCGCTGGTGCTGATCTACCTGCTGCTCGCCGGCTATTACGGCAATTTCATCCTGCCGCTGATCGTGATGGGCGCGATCCCGCTCACCATGATCGGCATCTTCCCCGGACATCTGATCATGGGCCAGCCGTTCACCGCCACCTCGATGATCGGCATGATCGCGCTGGCCGGCATCGTGGTGCGCAATTCGCTGCTGCTGATCGATTTCATTCTCGACAAGCGCGCGCTCGGCCGGGGGCTGAAGGAGGCGGTCATCGAGGCGGGCGCGGTGCGCGCGCGGCCGATCCTGCTGACCGCGCTGGCCGTCATCGCCGGCACCGCGATCATGATGAGCGACCCGGTGTTCGGCGGACTCGGCGTCGCGATGGCCTTCGGCACGCTGGCCTCGACCCTGCTGACACTGTTCGTCATCCCGCTGGTGTATTTCCTGTGGCAGCGCAACAAATCCCGGGAAGACGGACAGATTCCGCAGGACGGGGGACAGATTTCAAACCTGTCACCCTGA
- a CDS encoding class I SAM-dependent methyltransferase, which produces MTTWDERYAASRNLFGDDPSPLLREFRPRLPAGMKALAIGDGEGRNGVWLARQGFDVLSIDLSTVALDRARRRAQDAGVTLRTLRTDILAWEWPDGAFDLVTLIFVHLPSGQRQRLHESMRRALKPGGLIVLEAFHRDQVECGSGGPSDPDLLYTLAEVEHDFSGFEILRSTQIETEVVLDGVPQGKGSAVHFVARRPYDTRNTAQISRLNQN; this is translated from the coding sequence ATGACGACCTGGGACGAACGCTACGCCGCTTCCCGCAACCTGTTCGGCGACGACCCTAGCCCGCTGCTGCGCGAATTCCGTCCCCGCCTCCCGGCCGGCATGAAGGCCCTCGCCATCGGCGACGGCGAAGGGCGTAACGGCGTGTGGCTGGCGCGGCAGGGATTCGACGTACTGTCCATCGACCTGTCAACGGTCGCCCTTGACCGGGCGCGCCGGCGTGCGCAGGACGCCGGGGTCACGCTGCGCACGTTGCGGACGGATATCCTGGCGTGGGAGTGGCCGGACGGCGCCTTCGATCTCGTCACCCTGATCTTCGTCCACCTTCCGTCCGGACAGAGGCAACGCTTGCATGAATCGATGCGGCGCGCACTGAAACCCGGCGGTCTGATCGTGCTCGAGGCCTTCCATCGGGACCAGGTCGAATGCGGGAGCGGCGGCCCGTCGGACCCGGACCTGCTGTACACCCTCGCGGAAGTGGAACACGATTTCTCCGGATTCGAGATCCTGCGATCCACTCAGATCGAAACCGAAGTGGTGCTCGACGGCGTACCCCAAGGCAAGGGGAGCGCTGTCCATTTCGTCGCGCGTCGGCCCTATGACACCCGGAATACCGCTCAGATCAGCCGCCTCAACCAGAATTAA
- a CDS encoding DUF11 domain-containing protein, which yields MRSWKNIGILAHTCAGLLLSALALPAHAFVYIVDSSADLADADTGDGICQTSSSTCTLRAAIQQANAWPGTDSIVLPAGTYTLSIAGAGENAAASGDLDITDTLNLGGAGAAAAIIDGGGIDRVVDIAGGVAVRITGVTIRNGATTGSGGGIYNLGTLTLADSIVTGNTSALPTGIAGGGIYHFSSGEAAVSLSLDRVTVSNNSADNSALSGAGSINGGGIAIVGGAVTINESLIDGNTATTGAVGNTGNTVGSGGGVYVNNGNVSITDSTVSGNTADWNAGGIYNFGALTITGSTISGNTAFQGGGVYTDGNAARLLTLVNSTVSGNVTTHPSFSTLGGGLFISKPTVIQSSTITDNEAGDGAGIWIDTTGLSSLNQGSATLTQTVIASQAVGPNCNSAVTSNLTSNGYNLASDATCALTGSGDLNSTAANLAALSALNGGPTPTHLPQAGSAAIDSGNNANCPTEDQRSFPRPADGNGDSNAICDIGATEVTPGTNADLAVRLSDAPDPIAVGATLTYTLSATNHGPDPATGASLTLTLPASAGFQSASAGCALGGATVTCNIGALAAGAGVVRTVTVTPNTLGTITASAAASAAETDPNPANNTGIQASTSVYQPTDITIATTAATTGTIIRASGAEVSGGNLNECIPNNSCDTVLAGEPFTYTLTIGNTTATARNVRIIDTLPSGVDPVSLTASTGTCSAAGRIFTCTLGDLPVGGAVATIDITVNPTDKGVIVNRAVANFDGGFLTAPGLDEFSLNVDTRADLAVDIVDSADPVAQNADLGLIITVNNGGPSDATAVTLVVTLPASYTYNSTASPDGWSCTPSGVTVNCTLATLPSDTLSTLTLFVTPTATGTLNASVAVSGSDTDVDTSNNTAAESTTIGLPVGVVSTDLSVVLSTDPAPPRTAVAGDNLTYISRATNNGTATAENVTITQVLPAGVSYVSATNGCSESGGVVQCNLGTIAGDTNASARVVVRPAAAGTLSSTVTVLGGNVQDPDTSNNTDTETTTVSAADDGNNGGLHKGSGCFIATAAYGSYLDPHVMSLRRFRDDVLLATAPGHAFVEFYYRVSPPIADVIGRHEALRAITRWTLTPLVYGVEYPVPTAALGVALLAGFLRFRRNREA from the coding sequence ATGCGATCCTGGAAAAACATAGGGATACTGGCTCACACCTGCGCAGGCCTCCTGTTGTCGGCGCTCGCGCTGCCGGCGCACGCCTTCGTCTACATTGTCGACAGCAGCGCTGACCTCGCCGATGCGGACACCGGGGACGGTATCTGCCAGACCTCATCCAGCACCTGCACCCTGCGCGCCGCGATCCAGCAGGCCAACGCCTGGCCCGGGACCGATTCGATCGTGCTCCCGGCCGGCACCTACACCCTGAGCATCGCCGGCGCGGGTGAGAATGCCGCGGCCAGCGGCGACCTCGACATCACCGACACCCTGAACCTCGGCGGCGCGGGCGCGGCGGCGGCGATCATCGATGGCGGCGGCATCGACCGCGTGGTGGATATCGCCGGCGGCGTCGCCGTCCGGATCACCGGGGTGACGATCCGGAACGGCGCCACCACCGGCAGCGGCGGCGGCATCTACAACCTGGGTACCCTCACCCTCGCCGACAGCATCGTCACCGGCAACACCAGCGCCCTTCCTACCGGCATCGCCGGCGGCGGCATCTATCATTTCTCCAGCGGGGAGGCGGCGGTCAGCCTGAGCCTCGACCGCGTCACCGTCAGCAACAACAGCGCGGACAATTCCGCGCTGAGCGGCGCGGGCAGCATCAACGGCGGCGGCATCGCCATCGTCGGCGGCGCCGTCACCATCAACGAGAGCCTCATCGACGGCAACACGGCCACCACCGGCGCGGTAGGGAATACCGGTAACACGGTCGGCAGCGGCGGCGGCGTCTACGTCAACAACGGCAACGTCAGCATCACCGACAGCACCGTCAGCGGCAACACGGCCGACTGGAACGCCGGCGGCATCTACAACTTCGGCGCCCTGACCATCACTGGCAGTACCATCAGCGGCAATACGGCCTTCCAGGGCGGCGGGGTGTACACCGACGGCAATGCCGCGCGCCTGCTGACGCTGGTCAACAGCACGGTGAGCGGCAATGTCACCACGCATCCGAGTTTCTCCACGCTCGGCGGCGGTCTGTTCATCAGCAAGCCGACGGTGATCCAGAGCAGCACTATCACGGATAACGAGGCCGGCGACGGCGCCGGCATTTGGATAGACACCACAGGACTGTCCTCACTCAACCAGGGCAGCGCCACGCTCACGCAGACGGTCATCGCCAGCCAGGCCGTCGGCCCGAACTGTAATAGCGCCGTTACCAGTAACCTCACCTCGAACGGCTACAACCTCGCCAGCGACGCCACCTGCGCACTGACCGGCAGCGGCGATCTCAACTCGACTGCCGCGAACTTGGCGGCTCTGTCCGCGCTCAACGGCGGACCGACGCCGACCCATCTGCCGCAGGCCGGCAGCGCGGCCATCGACAGCGGCAACAACGCGAACTGCCCGACGGAGGACCAGCGCAGCTTCCCGCGTCCGGCCGACGGCAACGGCGACAGCAATGCGATCTGCGACATCGGTGCGACCGAGGTCACGCCGGGCACCAACGCCGATCTCGCGGTAAGGCTGAGTGACGCGCCGGACCCGATCGCGGTCGGAGCCACCCTGACCTATACGCTCAGCGCCACCAACCATGGCCCCGATCCTGCCACCGGCGCCAGCCTGACGCTGACCCTGCCCGCCTCGGCCGGCTTCCAGTCCGCCTCGGCCGGATGCGCCCTGGGCGGCGCGACCGTGACCTGCAACATCGGCGCGCTGGCCGCCGGCGCTGGCGTGGTCCGCACCGTCACGGTCACGCCGAACACCCTCGGGACGATCACCGCGAGCGCGGCGGCGAGCGCGGCGGAGACCGATCCCAACCCGGCCAACAACACGGGCATACAGGCGAGCACCTCGGTCTACCAGCCTACGGACATCACGATCGCCACCACGGCCGCGACGACCGGGACCATCATCCGGGCCAGCGGCGCTGAAGTCAGCGGCGGTAATCTAAATGAGTGCATTCCTAATAACTCATGCGACACCGTCCTAGCCGGCGAGCCCTTCACCTATACCCTGACCATCGGCAACACCACGGCGACCGCGCGCAATGTCCGCATCATCGATACCCTCCCGAGTGGCGTCGACCCGGTCTCCCTGACCGCCTCCACCGGCACCTGCTCCGCCGCCGGGCGAATCTTTACCTGCACCCTCGGCGATCTCCCCGTCGGCGGCGCCGTCGCCACGATCGACATCACCGTGAATCCGACCGACAAAGGCGTCATCGTCAACCGCGCCGTGGCCAATTTCGATGGCGGCTTCCTGACCGCCCCGGGACTGGACGAGTTCTCCCTCAACGTCGACACGCGCGCCGATCTCGCGGTGGACATCGTCGACTCGGCCGACCCGGTCGCGCAGAACGCCGACCTCGGCCTGATCATCACCGTCAATAATGGCGGCCCCTCGGATGCCACCGCCGTCACCCTGGTGGTCACGCTGCCGGCCAGCTACACCTATAACTCCACCGCCTCGCCCGACGGCTGGAGCTGCACGCCCTCGGGCGTTACCGTCAATTGCACTCTGGCGACACTGCCTTCGGATACCCTGTCGACGCTCACGTTGTTCGTCACGCCAACGGCCACCGGCACCCTGAATGCCAGCGTTGCCGTCTCCGGCAGCGATACCGACGTTGATACCAGCAATAACACAGCCGCGGAAAGCACCACGATCGGCCTCCCCGTCGGCGTGGTATCAACAGATCTGTCCGTCGTACTGAGCACCGATCCTGCGCCACCCAGAACAGCGGTAGCAGGTGACAATCTCACCTACATCTCGCGCGCGACCAACAACGGAACGGCCACGGCCGAGAATGTCACAATTACCCAGGTGCTGCCGGCCGGCGTAAGTTACGTTAGCGCGACGAACGGCTGCAGCGAATCGGGCGGCGTCGTACAGTGCAACCTCGGCACCATTGCCGGCGACACCAACGCCAGCGCCAGGGTGGTCGTGCGTCCGGCGGCGGCAGGCACCCTCAGCTCGACGGTCACCGTGCTCGGCGGGAACGTACAGGATCCCGATACGTCGAACAATACGGATACCGAGACCACCACGGTAAGCGCCGCAGACGACGGCAATAATGGCGGCCTGCACAAGGGTTCCGGCTGCTTCATCGCGACCGCCGCCTACGGCAGCTATCTCGATCCGCACGTCATGAGCCTGCGCCGGTTCCGGGACGACGTCCTGCTCGCCACCGCGCCGGGGCACGCCTTCGTCGAGTTCTACTACCGGGTCTCGCCGCCGATCGCCGATGTCATCGGGCGGCACGAGGCGCTGCGCGCGATCACGCGCTGGACGCTGACCCCGCTGGTCTACGGCGTGGAATATCCCGTCCCGACGGCCGCGCTCGGCGTTGCGCTGCTGGCCGGATTCCTGCGCTTCAGGCGAAACCGTGAAGCGTGA
- a CDS encoding oxidative damage protection protein, with protein MARMVNCVKLHKEAEGLAYQVYPGDLGKRIYANVSKEAWQMWLKHQTILINENRLSPIEPRARQFLEKEMEKFFFGEGSELPAEFVPPEQRGKH; from the coding sequence ATGGCGCGCATGGTCAACTGCGTAAAACTGCACAAAGAAGCGGAGGGTCTGGCCTACCAGGTCTATCCGGGCGACCTCGGCAAGCGCATCTACGCCAATGTCTCGAAGGAGGCGTGGCAGATGTGGCTGAAGCACCAGACCATCCTGATCAACGAAAACCGCCTGTCCCCGATCGAGCCGCGCGCGCGCCAGTTCCTGGAAAAGGAGATGGAAAAGTTCTTCTTCGGCGAGGGTTCCGAGCTCCCCGCCGAGTTCGTGCCGCCGGAACAACGCGGCAAACACTGA